The proteins below are encoded in one region of Mangifera indica cultivar Alphonso chromosome 7, CATAS_Mindica_2.1, whole genome shotgun sequence:
- the LOC123221774 gene encoding seipin-1, which translates to MEHQQQQQNFPFILKPLDWLPKLLSFQADILYNCILVLAWPLFSLLSMASDSYRRAEKSASATFETAVHKIPCKITHGSASMVKKLGFGLLGAVHVGMFLLVLLVIATVLGVGLVQVWVEEPVFVRERLFFDYTKANPEAVFSFGTSSKNNRRKIGVPSGHTLQVSLMLLMPESEFNRDIGVFQLTAEVLSINGNVIGKFSQPCMLRFRSFPVRLTRTFLMGVPLVLGISDETQRMTLKILKHKEGVQRSEAIRVILSPRAGTSSPPQLYEAEILLNSNLPWMKQLVRNWKWTFYVWASIDIFIMLVFTLIFCCRQLLFPMASPSVGAPSNEITEKDLTAESIEESQKWGEYEGNISESLRKWRLRRRKRKAMFLREEETTASSTTSMKITREETSEVIPEEIRDSESVCSGG; encoded by the exons ATGGAACATCAACAGCAACAACAAAACTTTCCGTTCATTCTAAAACCACTTGACTGGCTCCCTAAACTCCTCTCTTTCCAAGCAGATATTCTTTACAACTGCATTCTCGTCCTCGCTTGgcctctcttttctcttctctccatGGCCTCCGACTCCTACCGCCGTGCCGAGAAGTCTGCCTCAGCCACTTTTGAAACGGCGGTGCACAAGATCCCTTGTAAGATCACCCACGGCAGTGCTTCTATGGTGAAAAAACTGGGGTTTGGCCTTCTGGGTGCCGTACATGTAGGCATGTTTCTGCTGGTGCTGCTGGTTATCGCCACTGTGTTGGGTGTTGGGCTGGTGCAAGTGTGGGTGGAGGAGCCTGTATTTGTTAGAGAGAGGCTGTTCTTTGACTACACTAAGGCTAATCCTGAGGCTGTATTTTCATTTGGGACAAGCAGCAAGAATAACAGAAGGAAAATCGGTGTTCCTTCTGGGCACACATTACAGGTTTCTTTGATGCTTTTAATGCCTGAATCTGAATTTAATAGAGATATTGGGGTTTTTCAG TTGACTGCAGAAGTTTTATCCATCAATGGAAACGTGATAGGAAAATTCAGCCAGCCCTGCATGTTGCGATTCAGAAGCTTCCCGGTTCGGCTGACACGGACATTTCTCATGGGAGTACCTCTTGTACTAGGAATTTCAGATGAGACACAGAGAATGACACTCAAAATCCTTAAGCACAAGGAGGGGGTTCAAAGATCCGAAGCAATCAGAGTTATTTTGAGTCCAAGGGCCGGAACTTCATCTCCTCCACAGCTGTACGAAGCTGAAATCCTTCTCAACTCAAACCTGCCTTGGATGAAACAGTTGGTTCGCAACTGGAAATGGACATTTTATGTATGGGCGTCTATAGATATATTCATTATGCttgttttcactctcattttctgCTGTAGACAGCTCTTATTTCCAATGGCATCACCCAGTGTTGGAGCTCCCAGCAATGAGATTACTGAGAAAGATTTGACAGCAGAGTCGATTGAAGAATCCCAGAAATGGGGTGAATACGAAGGGAATATTTCAGAATCATTGAGGAAATGGCGACTAaggagaaggaagagaaaagcaATGTTTTTACGTGAAGAAGAAACTACAGCCTCATCGACAACAAGCATGAAGATAACTAGGGAAGAAACAAGTGAAGTTATCCCAGAGGAAATTAGGGATTCAGAGTCCGTGTGCTCCGGAGGTTGA
- the LOC123221479 gene encoding probable serine/threonine-protein kinase PBL25, which yields MKYCFSCLRSRRSKKTNRNHAESAISSNGSKAPGLTLFTLWCADTKKQKATYVNKEKEIIELYRRQINAQSFTFRELATATKNFRKECLLGEGRFGRVYKGTLKSTGQVVAVKQLDRNSVQGKKEFLEEVLRLSLLHHPNLVNLVGYCADGDQRLLVYEYMRGGTVEDGLTDLTEDKKPLDWATRIKIALGAARGLEFLHIEAKPPVIYHDLQAANILLDENFKPKLSIFGLAKLGPVGDDNQFSTRVIETYGYTAPEYAETCQVTMKSDVYSFGVILLELITGRRVIDNTRPAEEQNLISWAEPIFKDPKRFPDLVDPHLKRRIPERSLNQAVAVAAMCLQDEPSTRPLMSDVVTILSFLNGNEQGNFVQDSKHWANHEDEEISKRESSDCPGISEGSKGKSLISSRENSKRGSKSPKNSDNRSVDKSFSSRSFATNKKLQDGNAPSYTESRWKSNGVSVNSCQNGSKKLQKSSNLKRIRKYYWLSKKQTKKTFSLAKQMSTRIRRYWFKSKKHEKLKDKTFSSRHKNFRKSHKILDDTATSTRSRMSKDALCEVTLLHP from the exons atgaaatattgtttttcttgtttgagGTCACGGAGAAGCAAGAAAACTAACAGAAACCATGCAGAGAGTGCAATTTCTTCTAATGGATCAAAGGCTCCTG GTTTGACTTTATTTACCCTTTGGTGTGCTGATACTAAGAAACAAAAAGCTACTTATgtaaacaaagagaaggaaattaTAGAACTTTACCGCAGACAAATCAATGCACAATCTTTCACTTTCCGTGAGTTAGCCACCGCCACAAAAAATTTCCGGAAGGAATGTTTGTTGGGGGAAGGTAGATTCGGAAGAGTTTATAAAGGGACGCTTAAATCGACCGGGCAG GTTGTAGCAGTGAAACAGCTTGACAGAAATAGCGTGCAAGGAAAGAAGGAGTTTCTTGAGGAAGTTTTGAGGCTGAGTCTCCTGCATCATCCGAATTTAGTCAATTTAGTTGGATACTGTGCTGATGGAGATCAGAGGCTTCTGGTTTATGAATATATGCGAGGAGGTACAGTAGAAGATGGTTTGACAG ATTTAACAGAAGACAAAAAGCCTTTAGATTGGgcaacaagaataaaaatagcATTGGGAGCTGCTCGAGGTTTAGAGTTTTTACATATTGAGGCCAAGCCTCCTGTAATATACCATGATTTACAGGCCGCTAACATCTTGttggatgaaaattttaagccAAAACTCTCCATTTTCGGGTTGGCAAAACTTGGCCCTGTTGGGGACGATAATCAATTTTCCACAAGGGTGATAGAGACATATGGCTACACTGCTCCAGAATATGCAGAAACTTGCCAAGTCACTATGAAATCTGATGTCTACAGTTTTGGAGTCATTTTGCTAGAGCTCATCACTGGAAGACGAGTCATAGACAACACAAGACCAGCAGAAGAACAAAATCTAATTTCTTGG GCCGAACCCATATTCAAGGACCCCAAGAGATTTCCGGATCTGGTAGATCCACATCTTAAAAGGCGAATCCCAGAGAGAAGTTTAAATCAAGCGGTTGCAGTAGCAGCCATGTGCCTGCAAGACGAACCATCGACACGCCCTTTGATGAGTGATGTTGTAACAATTCTAAGTTTCCTAAATGGGAATGAGCAAGGGAATTTTGTTCAGGATAGTAAACATTGGGCGAATCATGAGGATGAAGAAATTTCGAAGCGAGAATCTTCTGATTGTCCTGGAATCAGCGAAGGAAGCAAAGGCAAAAGCTTGATATCTAGCAGAGAAAACTCGAAACGGGGCTCAAAATCACCAAAGAATAGCGATAACAGATCAGTGGataaaagtttttcttcaaGATCATTTGCTACCAACAAGAAATTACAGGATGGAAATGCTCCTTCATACACCGAAAGCAGGTGGAAATCGAATGGTGTTAGCGTTAATTCATGCCAAAATGGTAGCAAAAAGTTGCAGAAGTCATCAAATTTGAAGAGAATCCGAAAATATTACTGGCTCAGCAAGAAACAAACTAAGAAAACATTTTCTTTAGCGAAACAAATGAGCACCAGAATAAGGAGGTATTGGTTCAAGTCAAAGAagcatgaaaaattaaaagataaaacctTTTCTTCGAGGCATAAAAACTTCAGAAAATCCCACAAGATTTTAGATGACACAGCAACATCTACACGTTCAAGAATGTCAAAAGATGCATTGTGTGAAGTAACTCTTCTTCATCCATAG
- the LOC123219991 gene encoding uncharacterized protein LOC123219991 produces the protein MATSSALTWHPLHPKHLPLRHQHLPLRCDHAVTVRAFQRSDLDRFARRMTSGEAWRDAWRSANDGFEQLVFEAKKTAERIDRQYAVSRRLNTAARAASDRAREIDRELEISVRWRAFSMDFSRNWPRYRKQLNDFFDTPLGRSFATIFFLWFAFSGWLFQILFFAAWVLPLAAPLLIGTVANNFVIKGSCPACKRQFVGYKNQTIQCTSCGNIVWQPERDFFSRGDRGKTASKSDGDIIDVEFEEK, from the exons ATGGCCACAAGCTCGGCCCTTACTTGGCATCCCTTACACCCCAAGCATCTTCCTCTGCGCCACCAACACCTGCCCCTACGCTGCGACCATGCCGTCACTGTCCGCGCCTTCCAGCGCAGCGACCTCGACCGCTTCGCCCGTCGGATGACCTCCGGAGAGGCATGGAGAGACGCTTGGCGCAGCGCCAACGATGGATTCGAGCAGCTGGTGTTCGAGGCTAAGAAGACCGCCGAGCGTATCGATCGCCAATATGCTGTTTCTCGCCGCCTGAACACAGCTGCACGTGCCGCCTCTGACCGCGCACGTGAGATCGATCGGGAGCTTGAGATTAGCGTGCGATGGAGGGCTTTTAGTATGGATTTTAGTAGAAATTGGCCGAGG TACAGGAAGCAGCTCAATGATTTTTTTGATACTCCTTTAGGAAGAAGCTTTGCT ACAATTTTCTTCCTCTGGTTTGCTTTCTCTGGATGGCTGTTTCAGATCTTGTTTTTTGCTGCATGGGTTCTTCCACTTGCCGCACCCCTTCTCATTGGGACAGTGGCCAATAATTTTGTCATTAAG GGGTCTTGTCCAGCTTGTAAGAGGCAGTTTGTTGGTTACAAGAACCAGACAATTCAATGTACAAGCTGCGGAAACATAGTGTGGCAACCTGAAAGGGACTTCTTCTCGAGGGGAGATAGGGGCAAAACTGCTTCAAAGTCAGATGGGGATATCATTGATGTTgagtttgaagaaaaatga